In Vitis riparia cultivar Riparia Gloire de Montpellier isolate 1030 chromosome 19, EGFV_Vit.rip_1.0, whole genome shotgun sequence, the following proteins share a genomic window:
- the LOC117909478 gene encoding ABC transporter G family member 26 — protein MDMGKQDEIEAMALSPPSMSSMHIAGSNGFGHNIDFMSQAYIRNRNSEIDIEDDSFRTHQDHPLPIFLKFEDVEYGVRNNAASRNPVKAVVSRVASQLSMEQDNYKRILKGITGSIGPGEILGLMGPSGSGKTTLLKIIGGRLHENVKGTITYNDIPYNPALKRRIGFVTQDDVLLPQLTVEETLVFAAFLRLPSNMSRKQKYARVEMIVKELGLERCRHTKVGGGFVKGISGGERKRTSIGYEILVDPSLLLLDEPTSGLDSTSANRLLQILQGVAKAGRTIITTIHQPSSRMFHMFNKILLIAEGYPVYYGKARESMDYFSSLRFVPEIAMNPAEFLLDLATGQVNDISIPQDLQAPQVPPESERDVVKYLQVKYKTELEPKEKEENHWATKIPEHLQLAIQVKKDWTMSWWEQFLILTRRTFRERCRDYFDKLRLVQALGVAVLLGLLWWKSKTGTEAQLRDQIGLMFYICIFWTSSSIFGAVYVFPFEKIYLVKERKADMYRLSVYYVCSTMCDMVAHVVYPTIFMVILYFMAGFKRTVSCFFLTLFGILLIAITSQGAGELFGAAVLSIKRAGMIASLVLMLFLLTGGYYVQHIPQFMQWLKYISFMYYGFRLMLKVQYSGEQLYECESRGGCRTLQSSPSFDTVNLNGGLEEVWVLLAMAVGYRVFAYLCLRRRIDVCHL, from the exons ATGGACATGGGAAAACAGGACGAAATTGAGGCCATGGCACTGTCTCCCCCATCAATGAGCTCCATGCATATTGCAGGGAGCAATGGCTTTGGTCACAACATTGACTTCATGTCTCAAGCCTACATTAGGAATAGGAACTCAGAGATTGATATAGAGGATGATAGTTTCCGTACTCATCAAGATCACCCTCTCCCCATATTTCTCAAG TTTGAAGATGTGGAGTATGGAGTAAGAAACAATGCAGCTTCCCGGAACCCGGTGAAGGCAGTGGTTTCAAGAGTGGCCTCACAGCTTAGCATGGAGCAGGACAACTACAAGCGTATCTTGAAGGGTATAACAGGTAGCATTGGGCCAGGGGAAATCCTTGGTTTGATGGGTCCATCTGGGAGTGGGAAAACAACCTTACTGAAGATAATAGGAGGAAGACTACATGAAAATGTTAAGGGAACCATAACCTATAATGACATTCCATATAATCCAGCTCTTAAGAGGAG GATTGGATTTGTGACACAAGATGATGTGCTCTTGCCCCAGTTGACAGTGGAAGAAACCTTAGTTTTTGCTGCTTTTTTGAGACTTCCAAGCAACATGAGCAGAAAACAGAAGTATGCAAGAGTGGAGATGATTGTGAAGGAACTGGGTCTAGAAAG atgtcGCCATACCAAAGTAGGAGGAGGATTTGTGAAGGGAATATCTGGGGGGGAGAGAAAAAGAACGAGTATTGGATACGAAATTCTTGTAGATCCATCGTTGTTGTTGCTTGATGAACCAACTTCAGGCCTTGATTCCACTTCTGCAAATAGGCTTCTGCAGATTCTTCAAGGTGTTGCTAAG GCAGGGAGGACAATAATCACAACCATACATCAGCCTTCAAGCAGGATGTTTCACATGTTCAACAAGATTCTGCTGATAGCAGAAGGCTACCCTGTGTACTATGGGAAGGCCAGAGAGTCTATGGACTATTTTTCGTCTCTGAGATTTGTCCCTGAGATAGCCATGAATCCTGCAGAGTTCTTGCTGGATTTAGCTACTGGTCAAGTGAATGATATCAGCATCCCCCAAGATTTACAGGCACCTCAAGTCCCCCCTGAATCTGAGAGGGATGTGGTCAAA TATCTGCAAGTCAAGTACAAAACTGAGTTGGAaccaaaagagaaagaagagaatcATTGGGCAACAAAAATCCCGGAACATCTGCAATTAGCCATCCAAGTCAAGAAGGATTGGACGATGAGTTGGTGGGAACAGTTCTTGATATTGACCAGAAGAACATTCAGGGAGAGATGCAGGGATTACTTTGATAAGCTAAGGCTAGTCCAAGCACTTGGAGTAGCAGTTTTGTTAGGCCTTCTTTGGTGGAAATCCAAGACAGGAACCGAGGCTCAGCTCAGAGATCAG ATTGGTTTGATGTTCTACATCTGCATTTTCTGGACATCCTCATCCATATTTGGAGCCGTATACGTCTTCCCTTTCGAAAAAATCTATCTGGTGAAAGAAAGGAAAGCAGATATGTACAGATTAAGCGTGTACTATGTGTGCAGCACCATGTGTGACATGGTGGCACATGTGGTCTATCCAACCATTTTCATGGTCATTCTCTACTTCATGGCTGGCTTCAAGAGAACAGTCTCTTGCTTCTTCTTGACCCTATTTGGGATACTACTGATAGCCATCACAAGCCAA GGGGCAGGAGAGCTCTTTGGTGCTGCAGTTTTGAGTATAAAAAGGGCTGGGATGATTGCTTCACTAGTACTAATGCTGTTTCTTCTAACAGGAGGCTACTATGTCCAG CACATTCCTCAGTTTATGCAGTGGTTGAAGTACATATCATTCATGTACTATGGGTTCAGGCTTATGTTGAAAGTGCAGTACTCTGGAGAACAACTGTATGAGTGTGAGAGCAGAGGAGGATGCAGGACTCTGCAGAGCTCCCCTTCATTCGACACCGTGAACTTGAATGGTGGCCTGGAAGAGGTCTGGGTTCTACTGGCAATGGCGGTTGGTTACCGGGTTTTTGCTTACCTTTGCCTCCGGAGAAGAATTGATGTATGCCATCTTTGA